The proteins below come from a single Euleptes europaea isolate rEulEur1 chromosome 5, rEulEur1.hap1, whole genome shotgun sequence genomic window:
- the SLITRK3 gene encoding SLIT and NTRK-like protein 3 has protein sequence MKSPTENPPRKRRMLWIILLSTIAVAWTTPIPLIEDSEEIEEPCFEPCYCEVKESLFHIHCDNKGFINISQITESWSRPFKLYLQRNSMRRLYTNSFLHLNNAVSINLGNNALQDIQTGAFNGLKILKRLYLHENKLDVFRNDTFLGLESLEYLQADYNVIKRIESGAFRNLSKLRVLILNDNLIPMLPTNLFKSVSLTHLDLRGNRLKVLSYRGMLDHIGRSLMEIQLEENPWNCTCEIVQLKSWLERIPYTALVGDITCETPFHFHGKDLREIKRNKLCPMLSDSELVSIGVPHLPSSKENAWPTKPSSMLSSFHFTASSVEYKTSVKQPRPTKQPRAHKPPPTPRGLYPAPNQPPIAAYQTRPPIPIICPTGCSCSLHINDLGLTVNCKERGFHNISELLPRPVNAKKLYLSGNLIQKIYRSDFWNFSSLDLLHLGNNRISYVQDGAFINLPNLNRLYLNGNDIERLTPGMFRGLQSLHYLYFEYNQIREIQPAAFSLMPNLNLLFLNDNLLRTLPTDAFAGTSLSRLNLRNNKFQYLPVAGVLEHLNAIVQIDLKLNPWDCTCDLVPLKQWIDTISSVIVVGDVHCATPENLTNRDIRSVELEVLCPELLHAAAASPAPPAWGHPSPTSPSPYELLPAGGGPVPLSVLILTLLLLFFSAVFIAAGLFAFVLRRRRKKLPFRNKQRQEALDLTGIQMQCHHLFEEGGGGGGGGISASPEKAPPVGHVYDYIPHPVTQMCNNPIYKPREEDDVVGGEPGQPGDMLLGGGGGSCSGEQFSDPAKESGSSSCYRTLLEKEKEWSLAVSSSQLNTIVTTNHHPHPHPPGGGIGGGLPLMGELALVPPVFHHEKNGGVVLFPPSGAVLDSRERPPLAPPCTVGFVDCLYGTVPKLKELHVHPPGMQYPDLQQDARLKETLLFSAGKGFPDHHQTPQSEYLELRAKLQTKPDYLEVLEKTTYRF, from the coding sequence ATGAAGTCTCCAACGGAGAATCCACCCCGTAAAAGAAGGATGCTGTGGATTATTCTTCTAAGCACAATTGCCGTAGCATGGACTACTCCCATTCCCTTAATCGAGGACTCAGAAGAAATTGAGGAACCTTGTTTTGAGCCTTGTTACTGTGAAGTCAAAGAAAGTCTTTTTCATATACACTGCGACAACAAGGGATTTATAAATATTAGTCAGATAACGGAATCCTGGTCAAGACCTTTCAAACTTTACCTGCAGCGAAACTCCATGAGGAGATTATACACCAACAGTTTTCTCCACTTGAACAATGCTGTTTCTATTAACCTTGGGAACAACGCTCTGCAAGACATTCAGACAGGAGCCTTTAACGGGCTCAAAATTCTGAAAAGGTTGTACCTGCACGAGAATAAATTAGATGTTTTCAGAAATGATACTTTCCTGGGTCTGGAAAGTCTGGAATATCTGCAGGCAGATTACAATGTCATTAAGCGGATTGAAAGCGGGGCATTTCGCAATCTGAGCAAACTCCGGGTCCTGATCTTAAATGACAACCTTATTCCCATGCTCCCCACCAATTTATTTAAGTCTGTGTCCTTAACCCACTTGGACTTGCGTGGAAACAGGTTAAAAGTGCTGAGCTACAGAGGGATGCTAGACCATATTGGCCGGAGCTTGATGGAAATCCAATTGGAAGAGAACCCTTGGAACTGTACTTGCGAGATCGTGCAGCTCAAGAGCTGGCTGGAGCGCATACCTTACACTGCCCTAGTGGGAGACATCACCTGTGAGAcccctttccatttccatggcaaAGACTTGAGAGAAATCAAAAGAAACAAACTCTGCCCTATGCTCTCCGACTCAGAGCTGGTCAGCATCGGCGTCCCCCACTTGCCCTCCAGCAAGGAGAACGCATGGCCCACGAAGCCTTCCTCCATGCTGTCCTCCTTCCATTTCACCGCTTCCTCTGTCGAGTACAAAACCTCTGTTAAGCAGCCCCGGCCCACAAAACAACCCCGGGCGCACAAACCGCCCCCTACACCACGAGGCCTATACCCTGCGCCCAACCAACCTCCCATTGCTGCTTACCAGACGAGGCCTCCCATCCCGATCATATGCCCTACCGGCTGCTCTTGCAGTTTGCACATCAACGATTTGGGCCTGACAGTCAACTGCAAGGAAAGAGGGTTCCACAACATCTCCGAGCTCCTGCCCAGGCCCGTCAACGCCAAGAAGTTGTACCTGAGTGGGAATTTGATCCAGAAAATTTACCGTTCCGATTTCTGGAATTTTTCTTCCTTGGATCTCCTGCATCTCGGGAACAACCGGATCTCCTACGTGCAGGACGGGGCCTTTATTAACCTGCCCAACCTGAACAGGCTGTATCTGAATGGCAACGACATTGAGCGGCTGACCCCGGGCATGTTCCGGGGCTTGCAGAGCTTGCATTACCTGTACTTTGAGTACAACCAGATCAGGGAGATCCAGCCGGCCGCCTTCAGTCTCATGCCCAACTTGAATCTGCTCTTCCTCAATGACAACCTCCTGAGGACCCTGCCTACTGATGCCTTTGCGGGCACCTCCCTGTCCAGGCTCAACCTGCGGAACAACAAGTTCCAGTACTTGCCTGTTGCTGGTGTGCTGGAGCACCTCAATGCCATCGTCCAGATCGACCTGAAGCTCAACCCCTGGGATTGCACGTGTGACTTGGTGCCCCTCAAGCAGTGGATTGACACTATCAGCTCAGTCATTGTGGTGGGAGATGTTCATTGCGCCACCCCAGAGAACCTCACCAACAGAGATATCCGCTCTGTGGAGTTGGAGGTGCTGTGCCCAGAGCTGTTGCATGCCGCTGCTGCCTCCCCAGCCCCACCAGCCTGGGGCCACCCAAGCCCCACCAGCCCCTCTCCCTATGAGCTGCTCCCAGCAGGGGGAGGCCCTGTACCACTCTCTGTGCTCATCCTCACGCTGCTGTTACTGTTCTTCTCTGCGGTCTTCATTGCTGCGGGCCTTTTTGCCTTTGTCCTGCGCCGGCGGCGCAAGAAACTACCCTTCCGGAACAAGCAGCGGCAAGAGGCGCTGGACTTAACGGGCATCCAGATGCAGTGCCACCACCTCTTCGaggaaggaggtgggggaggaggtggggggatCAGTGCCTCCCCGGAGAAGGCACCCCCTGTGGGCCATGTGTATGACTACATCCCGCATCCAGTGACCCAGATGTGCAACAACCCCATCTACAAGCCCCGAGAGGAGGACGacgtggtggggggggagcccgGGCAACCTGGGGACATGCTActgggaggaggcggcggcagctgTTCAGGGGAACAGTTCTCCGATCCCGCTAAGGAGAGTGGGAGCAGCAGTTGCTACAGGACCTtgctggagaaggagaaggagtggaGCCTGGCTGTGTCCAGCTCGCAGCTCAACACCATAGTGACCACCAACCATCACCCGCACCCGCATCCTCCTGGAGGGGGAATTGGCGGGGGGCTGCCTCTAATGGGGGAGCTAGCGCTGGTGCCACCTGTCTTCCATCACGAGAAGAACGGTGGGGTGGTGCTCTTCCCCCCTAGCGGTGCCGTTCTAGACAGCAGGGAGAGGCCGCCTTTAGCCCCTCCATGCACAGTGGGCTTTGTGGACTGCCTCTATGGCACTGTGCCCAAATTAAAGGAACTGCACGTGCACCCCCCTGGCATGCAATACCCAGACCTGCAGCAGGACGCCAGGCTGAAAGAAACCCTTCTCTTCTCGGCCGGCAAGGGCTTCCCAGACCACCACCAAACCCCCCAAAGTGAATACCTCGAGTTAAGGGCCAAACTCCAAACCAAGCCGGATTACCTCGAAGTCCTGGAAAAGACCACTTATAGGTtttga